The genomic interval CATATCGATAGCATCAACAGGATGCCACCCTACACTTGCATATAAAAAATCATATGTCTCCACTAATTCTATGGCTCTTTTTATAGTTGGTCGATCAAACCCGACCACCACCATGTTCTGCACACCCTGTTCAAGAGCTCTTTTAATAACTACCTCTAAATCGTCTTCGAATTGTTTATCATTCAAATGAACGTGTGTATCAAATAACATTTTATCTCTCCTTTTAAAGTAGCAGCTTCCTTATTTCCTTCATAGGGGTAAATATTTACTTTTTTTGAAATGGTCAGAATACATATACCGCATACTGTTATCTTAAAAAAACTTTATTATTGTTTTTGTATAATATTTTCCATTAGTGTTACAAATTTTAATGTTGAAGTTTTAAATATAAATTAGATCTACCAAGACTAGATTTAATAGTAGTGGAAGCCATGAAATAAAAAACATAGGATTGTAACACGCAAAGTTCCACGTGAAACATTCCTATGTTTTACCAATATAGTAAAATTTATTTTACTTGAGCACCAATTTCTAATTCATCACCAACGGTTGCTAAAGAAAGAACACCATCTTTTTTACCCGCCAATATCATACCTTCTGATAATTCTCCGCGAAGCTTTACTGGCTTTAGATTTGTAACACAGATTACTTTTCTGCCAATTAACTCTTCTGGTTTATAATGTTCTGCAATTCCTGAAACTACTTGTCGTTTTTCATATCCTAAATCTAATTGTAGTTTTAATAATTTATCCGCCTTTTTAACAGGTTCACAATGAACGACTTTTGCAACTCTTAAATCCACCTTCATGAAATCATCAATTGTAATCTCATCTGTTTCAGGCTTTTCTTCAATGGAAGCTTTTGATTCTTCTTTAACGCCACCGGACATTTGATCTTTAATATATTGAACCTCTTCTTCCACTTCTAGGCGTGGGAACAATGGTTTCCCTTTATTAACCTTTGTTCCTGCAGGAATACGGCCAAATTCTGTCAAGCTATCCCATGATTTTAATGCTAAATCTGTAATTTGAAGTTGATCAAAAATCCCACTAGGAGTCTTCGTTAAGAATGGTTGTAAAAGCACAGCAATCCTTCTTAAAGATTCCGCTAAATGAACCATTACACTACCCAGTTCATCCTTCTTCGCCTCATCTTTTGCTAACACCCATGGCTGCGTTTCATCAATAAACTTGTTTGTACGACTTACTAACTGCCATAAAGAGGCTAGGGCAACTGAAAACTCCATATTTTCCATTGCTTCTTCATACTTTTGAACGGTTTCTTCATTCATCTTAAGTAAGCCCTGTTCAAATGAGTTGTTAGAACCCTTGTAGGTCGGGATTTCTCCATCAAAGTATTTATCAATCATAGCTACAGTACGATTCAGGAGGTTACCTAAGTCATTTGCTAAATCAAAGTTAATTCTTTCTACAAACCCTTCCGGTGTGAATACCCCATCTGAACCAAATGGAACTTCACGCAATAAATAGTAACGTAATTCATCTAATCCGTATCGATCAATTAACGTAACCGGATCCACTACATTACCTTTTGATTTAGACATTTTACCGTCTTTCATTAGTAACCAGCCATGACCAAACACTTTCTTAGGAAGAGGAAGATCAAGTGCCATTAACATAATCGGCCAGTAAATCGTATGGAATCTTATTATTTCCTTTCCGACAAGATGAACATCAGCAGGCCAATATTTCTGATACTTCTGATCATCTTCACTTCCATAGCCTAATGCTGTTATATAGTTTGAAAGAGCATCAATCCAAACATAAATAACATGTTTTGGATCACCTGGGACTTTAACTCCCCAATCAAATGTTGTTCTAGATACAGCTAAGTCTTCAAGACCAGGCTTGATAAAGTTATTCAACATTTCATTTTTACGTGATTCTGGTTGGATAAACTCGGGGTGATCTTCGTAATACTGAACAAGTCTATCTACATACTTACTCATCTTAAAAAAGTAAGATTCCTCTTTAACTTTTTCTACCTCACGGCTACAGTCTGGACATTTCCCCTCATTTAATTGACGCTCTGTAAAGAAGGATTCACAAGGTGTACAGTACCAGCCTTCGTATTGATCTAGATAAATATCCCCCTGCTCAACAAGTCTTGCAAAAATCTTTTCGACAGCATCCTTGTGCCTTTTCTCTGTTGTACGAATAAAATCATCATATGAAATGTCTAACTTATCCCATAATGTCTTAATACCAGACACAATATTATCAACGTATGCTTGAGGAGTTACGTTCTCTTCCTCTGCTTTTCTTTGAATTTTTTGTCCGTGTTCATCCGTTCCGGTTAAATACATGACATTAAACCCTCTCAGGCGCTTATAACGTGCCATCGCATCTCCTGCAACCGTTGTATAGGCATGCCCAATGTGAAGATTACCACTTGGGTAATAAATAGGTGTAGTTATATAAAACGTTTTTTCTGATTGTCCCATCTAAATTGCCTCCTAAATTCTATCAATTGAAATATGTAAATTATAACTCTTGCAATTTACATGCATAGAGCAGTGCTAACCGTAACATCTCACACTTCTATTTTAACGTATACCTATATAATTGTAACCTTTTCAGGATGGTCTCTATTCCTTTTTCTTGCAAAATATACATGAA from Bacillus carboniphilus carries:
- the metG gene encoding methionine--tRNA ligase, translating into MGQSEKTFYITTPIYYPSGNLHIGHAYTTVAGDAMARYKRLRGFNVMYLTGTDEHGQKIQRKAEEENVTPQAYVDNIVSGIKTLWDKLDISYDDFIRTTEKRHKDAVEKIFARLVEQGDIYLDQYEGWYCTPCESFFTERQLNEGKCPDCSREVEKVKEESYFFKMSKYVDRLVQYYEDHPEFIQPESRKNEMLNNFIKPGLEDLAVSRTTFDWGVKVPGDPKHVIYVWIDALSNYITALGYGSEDDQKYQKYWPADVHLVGKEIIRFHTIYWPIMLMALDLPLPKKVFGHGWLLMKDGKMSKSKGNVVDPVTLIDRYGLDELRYYLLREVPFGSDGVFTPEGFVERINFDLANDLGNLLNRTVAMIDKYFDGEIPTYKGSNNSFEQGLLKMNEETVQKYEEAMENMEFSVALASLWQLVSRTNKFIDETQPWVLAKDEAKKDELGSVMVHLAESLRRIAVLLQPFLTKTPSGIFDQLQITDLALKSWDSLTEFGRIPAGTKVNKGKPLFPRLEVEEEVQYIKDQMSGGVKEESKASIEEKPETDEITIDDFMKVDLRVAKVVHCEPVKKADKLLKLQLDLGYEKRQVVSGIAEHYKPEELIGRKVICVTNLKPVKLRGELSEGMILAGKKDGVLSLATVGDELEIGAQVK